The following are encoded in a window of Nibricoccus aquaticus genomic DNA:
- a CDS encoding ATP-binding protein produces MKSLTPKKASAGSTSVARKKESATTKPSGKPQPVPATLKSDITSSKAPAWAAHGIFSEARIMAWEGKASPISATTIFPTDAAVFKSLPTASPANWHRCIHPLDRARAQLHFSKLDAKNLPASIDYRLIDKYGSILWVRHSIHEIQGRGKNAVTRGFVTDIQKEKSYQLESLSVSEREQNRIGQDLHDDLCQVLAGVSCLMRVAESRIAAKAPEEAGNFKELNQQIIDAMHRTRALTHGLFPGKIQIADIRGALLELSAQVKVRFTVEIQTQFKGRFPKHSSAQIIQIYRISQEAMSNAIKHGRATRIDVSLESFPDRMELNIRDNGSGLAKSDTSTAGVGLHIMHYRAGILGGELSIANATPQGVTACLRYPFQN; encoded by the coding sequence ATGAAATCCCTCACACCTAAAAAGGCCTCCGCGGGTTCAACCTCAGTTGCCCGCAAAAAAGAATCCGCCACGACTAAGCCGTCGGGAAAGCCACAGCCGGTTCCCGCCACGTTAAAGAGCGATATCACCTCTTCGAAAGCTCCCGCCTGGGCGGCTCACGGCATTTTCAGTGAAGCCCGCATCATGGCGTGGGAGGGCAAGGCCTCTCCCATTTCCGCCACCACAATCTTCCCAACCGATGCCGCCGTTTTCAAATCACTGCCCACCGCCTCCCCGGCCAACTGGCATCGCTGTATCCACCCCCTTGATCGCGCCCGGGCTCAGCTGCACTTTTCAAAACTCGACGCCAAAAATCTCCCCGCGAGCATCGATTACCGTCTGATCGACAAATACGGCTCCATCCTCTGGGTCCGCCACTCCATCCACGAAATTCAAGGCCGCGGAAAGAACGCCGTCACTCGTGGATTCGTGACCGATATTCAAAAGGAAAAAAGCTACCAACTGGAAAGCTTGAGCGTCAGCGAACGTGAACAAAATCGCATCGGTCAGGATCTCCATGACGACCTTTGCCAAGTTCTCGCCGGCGTCAGCTGCCTGATGCGCGTCGCGGAAAGCCGCATCGCCGCCAAGGCCCCGGAAGAAGCCGGTAACTTCAAAGAGTTAAACCAGCAGATCATCGATGCCATGCATCGTACTCGCGCACTCACTCACGGATTGTTTCCCGGGAAAATCCAGATTGCGGATATTCGTGGTGCTCTCCTCGAGCTCAGTGCCCAAGTCAAAGTTCGCTTCACGGTTGAAATACAAACCCAGTTCAAAGGTCGTTTCCCGAAGCACTCGTCAGCGCAGATCATCCAAATCTATCGCATTTCGCAGGAAGCCATGAGCAACGCCATCAAGCACGGCCGTGCAACTCGCATCGACGTAAGCCTCGAATCATTCCCCGACCGCATGGAGCTCAACATTCGCGATAACGGCAGCGGTCTGGCTAAGTCGGATACCTCTACCGCAGGCGTCGGTCTGCACATAATGCATTACCGCGCCGGCATCCTCGGCGGAGAGCTTTCGATCGCAAACGCCACTCCGCAAGGGGTAACAGCTTGCCTTCGCTATCCTTTCCAAAACTAA
- a CDS encoding response regulator encodes MSAKTRIFIVDDHPLLRRGLAELINREPDMVFCGEAEDSPSALKMISQIKPDLVIVDISLKGYNGIELIKNIKAFDSKIQILVLSMHDESIYAMRVLKAGAKAYVMKQEVVDKVMEAVRRIRAGKVFVSERVASRMLDQVVVGGDPAPDSPVDLLSDRELEIVNMIGSGLPTREIAGKLHISIKTVESHRARIKEKLNLQNAIQLVQFCVRWVEEGAKAL; translated from the coding sequence ATGAGCGCCAAAACTCGCATATTCATTGTGGACGATCATCCGCTCCTGCGACGTGGCCTCGCCGAATTGATCAACCGCGAACCCGACATGGTCTTTTGCGGCGAAGCCGAGGATTCACCTTCGGCCCTCAAGATGATTTCCCAGATCAAACCCGATCTGGTCATCGTCGACATCTCGCTCAAAGGCTACAACGGCATCGAGCTCATCAAGAATATCAAGGCCTTCGACTCCAAGATCCAGATCCTCGTGCTTTCGATGCACGACGAGTCGATCTACGCGATGCGTGTACTCAAGGCCGGAGCCAAAGCCTACGTGATGAAGCAGGAAGTCGTGGATAAAGTGATGGAAGCTGTCCGCCGCATCCGCGCAGGAAAAGTTTTTGTCAGCGAACGCGTCGCCAGCCGAATGCTAGACCAAGTCGTCGTCGGCGGAGATCCCGCGCCCGACTCGCCGGTCGATCTCTTGAGTGATCGAGAACTCGAAATAGTGAACATGATCGGCAGCGGTCTCCCAACTCGCGAAATTGCCGGCAAGCTTCACATCAGTATTAAGACGGTGGAATCCCACCGCGCCCGTATCAAAGAAAAGCTCAATCTCCAGAACGCCATCCAGCTTGTGCAGTTCTGCGTCCGCTGGGTCGAAGAAGGCGCCAAAGCGCTTTAA
- a CDS encoding PstS family phosphate ABC transporter substrate-binding protein: MSASRSPSANGMSVGRAETRAEGFFVMRLIVFLALWLVPLIGFSADVRVVGSDLLGADFGTVLEVFSKRENLRLTTAFAGSRAGLDELKAGKADVALVAFAPDEKKPEGSFVALPLAYRIAVVVVPEHIELTQISFKALDGAFGVGGAAGFSLWRDLGAGGAAAPLTVTTHVLAGKGDELSVDLFARTALRVPKLKSSVLRYHDFATLKARLSAEEGGLAVLPYVPPVGGGLRALLVARGEGEPAFGPSAENIHTGDYPLRLPVYVVYRSESAARLRSLLTFLWSDEVAGSLAKNPALMPVPLSGRPQVR; the protein is encoded by the coding sequence ATGAGCGCATCACGTTCACCGAGCGCGAACGGGATGAGCGTAGGAAGAGCTGAGACTAGGGCGGAGGGATTTTTCGTGATGCGACTTATTGTTTTTTTAGCGCTGTGGTTGGTGCCGCTTATCGGGTTTTCGGCGGATGTGCGCGTGGTCGGCAGTGATCTGTTGGGGGCGGATTTCGGAACGGTGTTGGAGGTTTTTTCAAAGCGGGAAAACCTGCGGCTCACGACGGCGTTTGCGGGCAGTCGTGCGGGTTTGGATGAGTTGAAGGCGGGCAAAGCGGATGTGGCGCTGGTGGCCTTTGCGCCGGATGAAAAAAAACCGGAGGGGTCTTTCGTTGCCCTGCCGTTGGCTTACCGGATCGCGGTGGTGGTGGTGCCGGAGCACATCGAGCTGACGCAGATTTCATTCAAGGCGCTCGATGGGGCTTTTGGCGTGGGCGGCGCGGCGGGGTTTTCGCTATGGCGTGATTTGGGTGCGGGCGGAGCTGCGGCACCGTTGACGGTGACCACGCATGTGCTGGCGGGGAAAGGCGATGAGTTGTCGGTCGATCTTTTCGCACGGACGGCGTTGCGCGTGCCGAAGCTGAAGTCGTCGGTTTTGCGCTATCATGATTTCGCGACGTTGAAGGCGCGGTTGTCGGCTGAAGAGGGCGGACTAGCTGTGTTGCCGTACGTGCCGCCGGTGGGTGGCGGCTTGCGAGCGTTGCTGGTTGCGCGAGGAGAGGGCGAACCGGCTTTTGGCCCGTCGGCCGAGAACATCCACACGGGAGATTATCCACTACGGCTGCCGGTGTATGTCGTGTATCGGAGCGAAAGTGCGGCAAGGCTCCGGTCACTGCTGACGTTTTTATGGAGTGATGAGGTGGCGGGAAGTCTCGCGAAAAATCCTGCGCTCATGCCGGTTCCGCTCAGTGGACGGCCACAGGTGCGTTGA
- a CDS encoding GumC family protein, whose protein sequence is MAHTHVSKEGASLADFFHLLRLRKALIFLILSLVVITTVVVTAFLPKWYLSTLNVRVEKPEGEVKLFQAQSSGYYDPYFLQDQFKIMQSAKVLYPVIENLGLNDKIGRSIGAYAPLATDETYNYLLKKMLRVESPRGSSMIEVGVYSQDAALAAAIANEIARVYSDDRIMFATSEQREGLTQLRKELESQERTVSLQRDMVEQLRKDLGISGVDLNARYSDMEIETLRQMQNSLIALSVDAIGRKTRYERFKSIPAEDRINLINSELIQDPNIQNLLQAYLIADQNVTKFRARLGAAHPELIGATDNRAKIKEQLDAQLRGYESALEIAYKEADARVAELKNQLAQAKVDQILSARDRMRPFEEAARKLEDETRLLSTLKVTLRQREIDFQVPKRSIEILNYAEPARRAAKPSWPLNIAFAVLFGGVLGIGTAVLIEFFDTSFRNVAELEGRLGKPVLGVIPHSSEAVPPAKSGIVEDPAELEPFRVLHTNLNLALKGVTPGRSLVMLSAGPGEGKSTTVLRLARSMGAAGERVLLVDSDLRRPTQHQLAALPKEPGLADLLQGKATLEKVTQRGVSPGLDFIPCGAVGGFTLSLLYIDRLKALLAELRGRYDRVIFDAPPIIGVSDASVLASVADDVLLLVQHRRNPHSMVVRAQQIIEGLHKQIVGVVLNRVPVNSSDDYGYYTRNYAYYSARENRSSERRDKRSRTEQAERAKSDERITFTERERDERRKS, encoded by the coding sequence ATGGCCCATACCCACGTCAGCAAAGAGGGCGCTTCGCTCGCCGATTTCTTCCATCTGCTCCGCCTGCGCAAGGCGTTGATTTTTCTCATCCTCAGCCTGGTCGTGATCACGACGGTGGTGGTGACGGCGTTTTTGCCGAAGTGGTATCTTTCGACGCTCAACGTGCGCGTGGAGAAGCCCGAGGGAGAAGTGAAACTTTTCCAGGCGCAGTCGAGCGGCTACTACGACCCGTATTTTTTGCAGGATCAGTTCAAGATCATGCAGTCGGCGAAGGTACTCTATCCGGTCATCGAGAATCTCGGGCTCAACGACAAGATCGGGCGCTCGATCGGTGCGTATGCGCCACTCGCGACGGATGAGACGTATAATTATCTTTTGAAGAAAATGCTGCGCGTGGAGTCGCCGCGCGGTTCCTCGATGATCGAGGTCGGTGTTTACTCACAGGACGCGGCACTGGCGGCGGCGATCGCGAATGAGATTGCCCGGGTTTACTCGGACGACCGAATCATGTTCGCGACGTCGGAGCAGCGCGAAGGGCTGACGCAGCTGCGCAAGGAACTGGAGTCGCAGGAGCGCACGGTTTCGTTGCAACGCGATATGGTGGAGCAGTTGAGGAAAGACCTCGGGATCTCGGGCGTGGATCTGAACGCGCGCTACAGCGACATGGAGATCGAGACGCTCCGGCAGATGCAGAATTCGCTCATCGCGTTGAGTGTGGATGCGATCGGGCGCAAGACGCGGTATGAGCGTTTCAAGAGCATCCCGGCGGAAGACCGGATCAACCTGATCAACTCGGAGCTTATCCAAGATCCGAATATCCAGAACCTGCTTCAGGCTTATCTCATCGCTGACCAGAACGTGACGAAGTTTCGCGCGCGGCTCGGTGCGGCGCATCCGGAGTTGATCGGTGCGACGGACAATCGGGCGAAGATCAAAGAGCAGCTTGATGCGCAGCTACGTGGTTATGAGAGCGCGCTTGAAATAGCCTACAAGGAAGCTGACGCGCGCGTGGCTGAATTGAAGAACCAGCTCGCACAGGCGAAGGTGGATCAAATCCTCTCGGCGCGTGACCGGATGCGGCCGTTCGAGGAAGCGGCGCGGAAACTCGAAGACGAGACGCGGCTGCTTTCGACTCTCAAGGTCACGTTGCGCCAGCGGGAAATCGATTTCCAGGTGCCGAAGCGCAGCATTGAGATTTTGAATTATGCCGAGCCGGCCCGGCGTGCGGCGAAACCGAGCTGGCCGCTGAATATCGCGTTCGCGGTGCTCTTCGGTGGAGTGCTGGGCATCGGCACGGCGGTGTTGATCGAATTTTTCGATACGAGCTTTCGCAATGTGGCAGAGCTGGAGGGGCGTCTGGGCAAGCCAGTGCTCGGAGTCATCCCGCACTCCAGCGAGGCGGTGCCTCCGGCCAAATCGGGGATCGTCGAAGATCCTGCGGAGTTGGAGCCGTTTCGCGTGCTTCACACTAATCTCAATCTGGCGCTTAAGGGCGTCACTCCGGGACGCAGTTTGGTGATGCTCTCGGCGGGGCCGGGCGAAGGTAAATCGACGACAGTGCTGCGGCTGGCGCGTTCGATGGGAGCGGCGGGCGAGCGGGTGTTGTTGGTCGACTCCGACCTGCGCCGTCCGACGCAGCATCAGCTGGCGGCGTTGCCGAAGGAACCGGGGCTGGCCGATCTTTTGCAGGGTAAAGCGACGCTCGAGAAGGTCACGCAGCGTGGCGTGTCGCCGGGTTTGGATTTCATTCCGTGCGGAGCGGTCGGTGGATTTACGCTGAGCCTGCTTTATATCGACCGGTTGAAGGCGTTACTAGCGGAGCTTCGCGGGCGCTATGATCGTGTAATTTTTGATGCGCCGCCGATCATCGGTGTGAGCGATGCCTCGGTGCTCGCGAGCGTGGCGGATGATGTTCTCCTGCTCGTCCAGCACAGGCGCAATCCGCACAGCATGGTGGTGCGCGCGCAGCAGATCATCGAAGGGCTGCACAAGCAGATCGTGGGCGTGGTGTTGAACCGCGTTCCGGTGAATTCGAGTGACGACTACGGCTACTACACGCGCAATTACGCTTATTACAGTGCTCGGGAAAACCGCTCGTCGGAGCGACGTGACAAACGGTCGCGCACGGAGCAGGCGGAGCGGGCCAAGAGCGATGAGCGCATCACGTTCACCGAGCGCGAACGGGATGAGCGTAGGAAGAGCTGA
- a CDS encoding outer membrane beta-barrel protein, protein MIRRLKHPIFATACVGLLSASAFAVYAPIPEQEQGKLLTIYATAGAYYDTNIFGAPADELSSMVYQVSPRFVFNVSASDQTLVSASYQLSVDYFVDRPGKQFLDSHSASASVKHTFSPRLEMELSDAFQLSKNPESLLPGLSTVLNTDQSYSLNQLDGRLAANLTKRTGLTFKGRVATFSYDNETLAEELDRSEFLGGLVLTHALLPEIQAVAEYRHQAIRYADGGETKDKDSDFVLAGADYVLSARTALSGRLGAEYRRRKDADDELMPYAELAVKADYAKGSYVSAGYGFSVEEVSNLDVYTDMTVHRFFANVQQVISPRLVATGSLSWEPGKLNGREGVSPDRDETNVKLGVALIHRLNTRWTVSATLDRDDVTSDDPGRMLKRTRGGLTVRCVF, encoded by the coding sequence ATGATCCGACGTCTGAAGCACCCGATATTCGCCACTGCCTGCGTGGGGCTTTTGTCGGCGAGTGCGTTCGCGGTGTACGCGCCGATCCCGGAGCAGGAGCAAGGAAAGTTGCTCACGATCTACGCGACGGCGGGCGCTTACTATGACACAAACATTTTTGGCGCGCCGGCAGATGAGTTGAGCAGCATGGTTTATCAAGTGTCGCCGCGGTTTGTGTTTAATGTGTCGGCATCGGACCAGACGCTAGTGTCGGCCTCGTACCAGCTATCGGTCGATTATTTCGTGGACCGGCCGGGGAAGCAGTTCCTCGACAGCCACAGCGCGAGTGCGAGCGTGAAGCACACGTTCAGCCCTCGGCTGGAGATGGAGTTGAGCGATGCGTTTCAGCTTTCGAAAAATCCCGAGTCGTTGCTGCCGGGGTTGTCCACGGTGCTGAACACGGACCAGTCGTACTCGCTCAACCAGCTCGACGGGCGGCTGGCGGCGAATCTGACGAAGCGGACGGGGCTGACGTTCAAGGGGCGCGTGGCGACATTTTCCTACGACAACGAAACGCTCGCGGAGGAGCTGGACCGCAGTGAGTTCCTCGGCGGGCTGGTGCTCACGCACGCGCTGCTGCCGGAGATCCAGGCGGTGGCGGAGTACCGGCATCAGGCGATCCGGTACGCGGATGGAGGGGAGACGAAGGACAAGGACTCGGACTTCGTGCTGGCGGGGGCGGACTATGTGCTCAGCGCGCGCACGGCGTTGAGTGGACGGCTGGGCGCGGAGTATCGGCGGCGCAAGGACGCGGACGATGAGCTGATGCCGTATGCCGAGCTGGCGGTGAAGGCTGACTATGCGAAGGGCTCGTACGTGTCGGCGGGTTATGGTTTTTCGGTCGAGGAAGTTTCCAATCTCGATGTGTACACGGACATGACGGTGCATCGGTTCTTCGCGAATGTGCAGCAGGTGATCAGCCCGCGGCTGGTGGCGACGGGCTCGCTGAGCTGGGAGCCGGGAAAGCTCAATGGACGCGAAGGAGTCAGTCCGGATCGCGACGAGACGAACGTGAAGCTCGGGGTGGCGTTGATCCACCGGCTGAACACGCGCTGGACGGTTTCGGCGACGCTGGATCGCGACGATGTGACCTCGGACGACCCGGGCCGGATGCTGAAACGCACGCGCGGCGGACTCACGGTGCGGTGCGTGTTTTGA
- a CDS encoding sigma-54-dependent transcriptional regulator, with the protein MVPSVLIVDDEKHTREGLRQALEDNYDVSVAASADEAFNLIESQEYDVILTDLRMPGKSGLKVIDKALTLPNKPAVIMMTAYGNVETAVEAMKRGAVDFLTKPVNIERLEVLMQRALKTKTLEVEVKQLHERLDDKFSFEGIIGHSAKLQEVIDRVKLVAPSKATVLVEGESGTGKELIAQAVHQTSTRARGPFVAVHCAALSENLLESEIFGHERGAFTGAMERRVGRFEAADGGTLFLDEIGEISASTQVKLLRFLETKTVERVGGSKPIPLDVRLVAATNRTLEQLVREGKFREDLFFRLNVVRITMPPLRERREDIPVLLAHYLKFFSEENKLPALSIEPGALRHLQAYPWPGNIRELRNFTENAVVLRRGGKLTEYDLEPRFRGEVLALPSGSSMAAGSAGAAGTQAGASGLASTGASAAGSAPAGAQVFSSPASASLLIQDNEKRLLREALIKARGNRTKAAELMGISRRTLHRKLADWPELDVIDK; encoded by the coding sequence ATGGTCCCCAGTGTCCTCATCGTCGATGACGAGAAACATACCCGAGAAGGGCTGCGTCAGGCATTGGAGGACAACTACGATGTGTCGGTGGCGGCGAGCGCAGACGAGGCGTTCAACCTGATCGAGTCGCAGGAGTACGATGTGATTTTGACCGATCTGCGGATGCCGGGGAAATCGGGGCTCAAGGTGATCGACAAGGCGCTGACGCTGCCGAACAAGCCGGCGGTGATCATGATGACGGCGTACGGCAATGTGGAGACAGCCGTGGAGGCGATGAAGCGCGGCGCGGTGGATTTTCTGACGAAGCCGGTAAACATCGAGCGGCTGGAAGTGCTGATGCAGCGGGCGCTCAAGACGAAGACGCTCGAGGTCGAAGTGAAGCAGCTGCACGAGCGGCTGGACGATAAGTTTAGTTTTGAAGGCATCATCGGGCATTCGGCGAAACTGCAGGAAGTGATCGACCGCGTGAAACTCGTGGCGCCGTCGAAGGCGACGGTGCTCGTCGAGGGCGAATCGGGCACGGGCAAGGAACTCATCGCGCAGGCGGTGCATCAGACGAGCACGCGGGCGCGGGGGCCGTTTGTGGCGGTTCACTGCGCGGCGCTCTCGGAGAATTTGCTGGAGAGCGAAATCTTTGGTCACGAGCGCGGCGCATTCACCGGTGCGATGGAGCGGCGGGTGGGGCGCTTCGAGGCGGCGGATGGCGGGACGCTGTTTCTTGACGAGATCGGCGAGATCTCGGCGTCCACGCAGGTGAAGCTGCTGAGGTTTCTTGAGACGAAGACGGTGGAGCGCGTGGGTGGATCGAAGCCGATCCCGCTGGATGTGCGCCTAGTCGCGGCGACGAACCGGACGCTGGAGCAGCTCGTGCGCGAAGGAAAGTTTCGTGAGGATTTGTTTTTCCGCCTGAACGTGGTGCGGATCACGATGCCGCCGCTGCGGGAGCGCCGGGAAGACATCCCGGTGTTGCTGGCGCATTATCTGAAGTTTTTCAGTGAAGAGAACAAGTTGCCCGCGCTCTCGATCGAGCCGGGAGCGTTACGGCATTTGCAGGCGTATCCGTGGCCTGGGAACATTCGTGAGCTCCGCAATTTTACGGAGAACGCGGTGGTGCTGCGTCGTGGCGGGAAGTTGACGGAGTACGATCTGGAGCCGCGGTTTCGCGGGGAAGTGCTGGCGCTGCCGTCGGGGAGCTCGATGGCCGCCGGATCGGCGGGTGCGGCCGGGACTCAGGCGGGCGCGAGTGGGCTCGCGAGCACGGGAGCCAGTGCGGCGGGGAGTGCGCCTGCGGGGGCGCAGGTGTTTTCGAGCCCGGCGAGTGCGTCGCTTTTGATTCAGGATAACGAGAAACGGTTGTTGCGTGAAGCGCTGATCAAAGCGCGGGGGAATCGCACGAAGGCGGCGGAGTTGATGGGCATCAGCCGGCGGACGCTGCATCGCAAACTGGCGGACTGGCCGGAGCTGGATGTAATCGATAAGTGA
- a CDS encoding methyl-accepting chemotaxis protein — MRHWFSSVRGRLLAFAGAAMVALLVVALASAWFVRWTREADARIATSVSAGLRGSYSALEKLMTAQAVLQGMLRLKDADEIEAALEKYEKTDRESVAQILTFSPGLRAGLTALQEAGKAVIEQVITGNGAGALEVYVDRYNPRFAVCVLALRRHADEVERLAAVEMAERERADAQAMQIAAGVLLATLLALALGAWRFQRAISRPLADTAGKLDEVADALAQFAEEVNRSSQNLAEGASSQAASLQETSASLEEISSMTRRNADSAGRAKSSSAITRQAADAGTADMQALTSAMGAIKEASSNIGKIVKTIDEIAFQTNILALNAAVEAARAGESGAGFAVVADEVRNLAQRSAQAARESAEKIADSIERGETGVTLSAKVAEGLNQILGSARQVDDLIGEIATSSNEQSTGFSQIVTAVTQIDQVTQGNAAGAEENASVTTEMKREVAVLRAAIDDLRALLGGAAEGKRLGRDEAGDDSGKPGAGEVAKGTLESSDVKAK; from the coding sequence ATGCGTCACTGGTTCTCGTCGGTCCGGGGGCGACTGCTGGCATTTGCGGGGGCGGCCATGGTTGCGTTGCTCGTGGTGGCGCTGGCGTCGGCGTGGTTCGTCCGCTGGACGCGCGAGGCGGATGCGCGCATCGCGACGTCGGTGAGTGCGGGACTGCGCGGATCTTATTCGGCGTTGGAAAAGTTGATGACGGCGCAGGCGGTGTTGCAGGGCATGCTGCGGCTGAAGGACGCGGACGAGATCGAGGCGGCGCTGGAAAAGTACGAGAAGACGGACCGTGAATCCGTGGCTCAGATACTGACGTTCTCGCCAGGTTTGCGCGCAGGGCTGACGGCGTTGCAGGAGGCGGGGAAGGCGGTGATCGAGCAGGTGATCACGGGCAATGGCGCGGGGGCGCTGGAAGTTTATGTGGACCGGTACAACCCGCGATTCGCGGTGTGCGTGCTGGCGTTGCGGCGACATGCGGATGAAGTCGAGCGGCTGGCGGCGGTCGAGATGGCGGAGCGCGAGCGAGCGGATGCGCAAGCGATGCAGATCGCGGCGGGCGTGTTGCTGGCGACGTTGCTCGCACTGGCGTTGGGCGCGTGGCGCTTTCAGCGGGCGATCTCGCGGCCGCTGGCGGATACGGCGGGCAAACTCGATGAGGTGGCGGATGCGCTCGCGCAGTTTGCGGAGGAAGTGAACCGCTCGAGCCAGAATCTGGCCGAAGGCGCGAGCAGCCAGGCGGCGTCGCTTCAGGAGACGAGCGCGTCGCTCGAAGAAATTTCCAGCATGACCCGGCGCAATGCGGACAGCGCGGGCCGGGCGAAGAGCAGCTCGGCGATCACGCGGCAGGCGGCGGATGCGGGCACGGCCGACATGCAGGCACTGACGAGTGCGATGGGCGCGATCAAAGAGGCGAGCAGCAACATCGGGAAGATCGTGAAGACGATCGACGAGATCGCGTTTCAGACGAACATCCTGGCGCTCAATGCGGCGGTCGAGGCCGCGCGTGCGGGCGAATCCGGGGCGGGCTTTGCGGTCGTCGCCGATGAAGTGAGAAATCTTGCGCAACGCTCTGCGCAGGCGGCGCGTGAATCGGCGGAGAAGATCGCCGACTCGATCGAGCGCGGGGAAACGGGCGTGACGCTCAGCGCGAAAGTGGCGGAGGGGCTGAACCAGATTTTGGGATCGGCGCGGCAGGTGGACGATTTGATTGGCGAGATCGCGACGTCGTCGAACGAGCAGAGCACGGGTTTTTCCCAGATCGTGACGGCGGTGACGCAGATCGACCAGGTGACGCAGGGGAATGCGGCGGGCGCGGAGGAGAACGCGAGTGTGACGACGGAGATGAAGCGGGAAGTCGCGGTGTTGCGCGCGGCGATTGACGATTTGCGGGCGTTGCTGGGCGGGGCGGCGGAGGGGAAGCGTTTGGGGAGAGATGAAGCGGGCGATGATTCTGGGAAGCCGGGTGCTGGTGAAGTGGCGAAGGGAACTCTGGAGAGTTCAGACGTGAAAGCGAAGTGA